The DNA window GGTCCATTTTGTTCAGCTGATCCGTCAGCAGGGGTATTTGAGGTGTTAAGATGAATGAGCGGTTGCGATTTTTCACAAGTGGCAAGAATTTATGCCACGGACTCAAATGTAAGCAAAAGTCGATCTGTCTCTCAATGCTTTTGCTGGCATCTCGGCCCCGAGCCCCCTTTTGCGAGGGAGATCCAGCAGAGGAAAACCTGTGTAAGTAGGCTCAATAAAACGACAAAGTGAAGTGGATGAAGTGGACATCCTTTTCAAGTGCCTCCTCTTCTTACACTCTCATCACATATGCATTCCCAGAGGGGGGTAGGAGGAGTCGAATCATGACTGATATGGTTTACACTTCATGTTGAGAGTAAGCGAAACCAGCTTGTGTGTTTGCAGAAGCTGGAGGAGAACTGCAGACCATTAATTTGTGCATGTATTCACTGCTGCGATGCCAGCGGCTAAATGAATGCATATTTATGACATGTGACAAAATGATGGAATGAGGCCTTTTAGAAATGAGGCTTCTGCAGAAATTTCCACTCCACTGCTGCCTCTTTCTCATTTTCTCCCCAcgtctgtctctatgtgccACTGTCTTGGTCCTCATGTCTGTGCGTCTTGTCCTGTCCTCATATCAACTCATCTATATATAGCAGGTCTGTCCCCGCTCTCACTGTCTGTGTTACTGGAAAAGCGAAGAGTGGGCGCTACATTTTGAATGTGCAGCTTTGTCCATGCAGGGGGAGAAAACTAAGGCagggagaaagaaaagggagaGGCCGGAGAGGAAGAAAGCGCCATTGACAGACGGGCAAACACCAGTCGGCCCCTGTCCCCCTCGCTCTCCATTGTCTCCAAGTGCTAGACGTCAGCAAACGACAGGAATctggagagagggaggacagaGAGCAAAGAGTCGGGGCTTTGTTTGGGCCGCTGGCCTCGGACCCGGTGAAAGTGCAggctgaggagagagaggggtgagGCATGGGGACAGAGGAGAGAGCACTGGACTGACCTCGCAGCAGGATCCCCCTTCATCCCCTCCCCATCCACTGTAAACACCCACCACTCTCCATGTAATATTTACACATGAGCAGCGATCACATGGGTAGCTGCTGCAGATTGTCATGCTTCCCTGTGCCACACACCCTCGCTTGCACCTACATGCTAAGTGTTGATTAGCATTCCCTCTCAGCTCGGTCCCATCACGGTGAGGGTGTAATCTAACAGATTACATTCATCACGCCGTAATGCTGCACAGAGTTTGCAAATTCGCCCCAAGTCGCCCATTGTTTACCCACCAGCTACTGTACGGCGCAGGTGCTTCTCGCCTGTGTTTTTCTTCCACTTCAAACGATAATGTGTGTAATTTGTTTCAATGAGGGACAAAATGGAGAGAAATGGCAGGacgggtgggggtgggggtggtggtATGTGGTGGTGGTGAAGGGGGGGGGGTGTGGAGAGGAGGAATGGGCCGGGCCGGGCCTGTGCGAGGGGTGTGGTTGGGTATAAACCAGGGGACAGTGGGTTTTCTGTTGTTGTCCTGTTTTGAAGCCTCGTGTCCTGGCGTCCTGCACCCCTCCActccactttctttctttctcctccttccaCTCACACTCTCTCCAGAGTGGGACTCTTCCTCGACAGACTCCTGTCAGGTCTGCGGCATCGGTCTTTTGGGAGCTCCGTAGAAGCCTGAAACCATGCTGACGTTTTTGGCGCTGGCGTCGGTTGTCCTCCTGGGAataggtaaaaagaaaaaaaagagagactgaATCTTCTTTGAACTTTTTatgaagttttatttattttaaggagGTCTCAAGACACCTACTGTGAATTTCATCTGTTGAAAGTGAAGATGTAGAAATTATCCTTGCACTGATGTGGGGTTAAAAGGTTAAATGAGGATGTAATGAAGAGggcttttttctctgttttcttcttctgtgcttACTTTCAAACTGATGGACTTAATGATAATACAAATTAGGCATAGTAGGGAATTAATTGATCTTTCTCTGAAATATAATATCTCACTCTACTCTGGCTTAATACAAAATTAAACCACCGAAAATAATGTCttaatttttattgatttaattaaaaagccaCCTGTAGAGGAAATTGTTCAGTCACAGGTGCATTGTGCTGAGTGACCCAGCACTGAGCATCCTCTCCTCTTATAAAGCAGGTGACTCTAAACTTGCAAAGTTAAGGagtaatattttgacttttaaagAGAGGGTGGCAAGAGTTTTTGCTCTCTAGCAGACGGCTTTCAGTGCTCCCCTCCTGTCAGATATTTGCAGTTTTTGTcagaattttaattaaaaatgtcaagcGTTATTTCATTGACAAGTTCTGCGGGGGCTGGCTGCACTAACGGCATTCGCTCAAGGACGCCTTCAGTGAGAGCTGTGAACTTTACTCTCCGGGTGCTGAAACAAAGAAAGCTCTGCGACACTTAGGGGCATTAGTGTTAATGTAGCCGTGAGACTGCTGTGACTCATCGGTGGCACGTTCACACATTTTAAGTGAAACTGAACAATGCAGAAATGATGTCCTGGCTAATGTTAGAGTGGCAGGGGTGTGCAGCTCCCAGGGGCGTTGGTGGTTGTTTGAGATGCTGAGTGCATTTTCTAGGGAagtaaaatattgattttgcaGCCAAAACCAAATTAACATCGATCATTAGATATTATTCAAGCATAAACAGCGCACATGATTAAGCCAACATAATCCATATTAATGGAGAAAATGATGTTCCCCTTTGACTTTGAGAGACTGGCACTAATATTCCAGTAATAATCCAAATATTTACTGAGCGCATGTCTGAATCGATGCTGAATCTGACACCACTAAATGTGCAGTTTAacgatgtgtgtgtgggtgcataTCTAAGTATTTGGGATTTATTTGATAGATTTCAGGGAGAAAAGTAATAAATGGTAATGTGAGTGATGCTCTGCAAGTCTCAGGAGTACAGTAGGGATTGGAAATTGTTCAGGAATGGATTGTTCACTAACTTGCTTTCTTCTGACAAAAAGATTTCCCAGGATCACATTCTGCTGCAAATAGTAGTCAGATTATTGAGTAAATTTGATATTAAATCAAAAAGCATGATGATTatttgtgttggtgtgtttgtttgtgagtgAATCCTCATGCTTTGTGTCTCCCAGTGCCTGAGCAGTCCCAGGCCATAGTGATTTACACCGGCTGGGAGCGACATGCCTTGCTGGGCTCCGACATCCGGCTGTCCTGTTCCTTCTTCTCCTGGCGCTGGACCTCAGAGGACGTCACCTTCTCCTGGACATACAGACCTGATGGCTCCCGGGACAGCATCTCTGTAAGActcagatacacacagacacaaactgttGATATTTGTCTACTATCATCTGATCATCctgcaaagaaaacacactgtTGTGTCAAACAGTTTACTGCCAAAGCCAAGCAACCTTTAAAACAATCAGTTAATCTCTACCAAATTAGTCACATCCACTTTAAAGCTGCACTTGATGAGATTGTCATGGACCAAACTTAATGTTAAAAAGTTCATCTttaagctcattgttttggattTACAGCCTGCGGCTTTTTGCTGTTTGAATCTCATGCCCTCATCTGTGCCGCTTTCAGCCACAGCAGGCagctattttcatttaaaaaaagctctgAAAGTCTTATTGTGCTCTACCTGCAAACAGCAGACCGCAAAAATAGCGACTAGTTAATGAACTTGAAGTGGTGGATTTTGCAGCTAAAGAGTCAGATTTTCAGCATAAatcactactttttaaaattaaattctgaTTATGCACTCCCTCTTGAAGATAACCTTTTTTCACATTCAAGAGGCAAATAAATATTCAAgaagcaaatacaaaaacatcttTTGCAGCAAGAGAGATGTTGACTCACCAACAAAGGCTGCTTCTGCGACCAAAAGACTTTTTTGTTGTCACCATCTCTGCCCCTACCAGTCACGAGGAGGGACAGAAATTTAGCCAGAGGAGGGGGCGGTGTACTGATGTCACATACAGAAGTCCTtgaaaccataaaaaatataatctgATCAATTTTGGCATTACTTTCAAACTTGGTATGTGCAGCTTTAATATCAGGATTTCTGAAAATTTCATTTTTGCTGCAGGATTCATTATTTAGAGTAGTTTTTATGGCACTCACAGAACAGGATACTTACAAATCATCAGAAAGGAATCCTGGTTTAATCCGACGAATACAGGACTGTGAGAGTGTCTAAAATGTCATCACACACTCAAGCAATACTCAATTTATTCTGACACACAAGTGCAGGATTCGTGTATTAACTCACAGAAGGAAACAACAAGCGCACAGAAACTTTCTCTCCTAATCCTTCCACTCCTCTCGCCGCCACACCTGCCTCCTGCTCTTTAATTTCACTCTCCCTGCCCTTATCGTCCTGCCATCTCTCTAATCTCTCTATCTCCCCGTCCTGACTGCGCCTCCCTCTGTCCACCTCCCCTAATCTCCTCCTCCCCAGCCCTGCCTTCTttgtccctccctcctctctcattATCTCCTCCCCTCACCTCCTTCGCTTTCATCCGTCTCCCGCAGTGCCCTCACTTTGAAACTagatttctcttctctttttatttttttcccactcaTCTTCTGTCGCTCATTGCTTTACCCGCCGGAACGGATTTACAGTTTCATACGTCTATCTGTTTTCATGGTGCATTTGTCCTTCTAAAGTGTCGTATTTGATTTCTGACATGCACGTATCATGTAAAATGCCGTGTAGGCTCTCACAGGCCTCAAACCTTCAGTCAGACGTGGGCTGAATGTTTGACATGATCTGTTTACCTCGTTTTGACCTTGACTTTGTGGAGTCTGGGGTGTTCAGCCTCTGGTCATTTAGGCTTCCCCCAAAATCAATCAGCTTttagtttaacccttaatagggcactcattgaaatacttgcaaattccaaatttctcCCCTAGAggatattggaggatatttcatacggccagaatgtgtaataaaaacatacgaaaataatattttgagagaaatgtttacgagattaaagtgtcaaatctacgagaaaaaagtgtgcacatttatgagatttaaagtggtgaatctacgagaaaagagttgcttttttctcgtaatctgcaactttttttgcgcagatttgccactttaaatcttttaaatctgcaactttttttcttgtagatttgccactttagtctagtaaatttgctactttttttctctaaatattacctgaagttaccgaATATAGttttttgcctgataaagggttaactgctGCCTGACATTTTAGATGACTTTTTGGGGCAGTATCATGATTTGGTTTAATTTGTCACAACTAGTAAAATACTCCACTTTTTTCAAGACTTCATAATTAGAAATATAATAGTAAAAAGGCAAATGTTCCAAATATTACATGAATTCAAGTAGCGTAACGTGAGATCAAATAGTCCGAGTTAAAGTACTTATCTTgaagattttcatttaaataaatgtgttaagtCATTATCTATTGCTGAATGAGATGACACATTGCTGACTGAGCCTGTGGCACGTTGAAGAAAGCACTTACATTTGCAGAATTATGAACAGGTCTGTGGTTCCCtggaaaaagcatgaaaaagcattTTCCATGATCCAGCAGTAGATGCGACAGACTCTTATTTGTTATGAAATGACTCTATAAAAGTGTCAATAGGAAGCgaagaaatataaataagagtataaagcacaaaaaggTCCTTTTCAGGAGGATAGGAGGGCTGGTTGGGTCACACGATCACAGGACGAAACAAAAAACCAACGTTAACGTTATTTGAAGTAATATAACTTAACTTTTGTGTGCCAAGTTTTACATCACCAGAGCAACTGTGTCACTTTAAGCACttccatgcatttatttgactttttaaatgaccttttataacaccttaccatgtcttttttttttggcctaacCTCAGGGAAGTAGCTTTGTAGCCTCAACATAGTGAAACTTCGGCcgtttcacaaaaaaagacttttatgtataaaatatttttatgtatgaggACGTGTCCTCTGCCTGTAGTAGGGGTCGTATTGAGAGTGGGAACAAACAACATGTGGTTAAATGGTTTGGAGGATTTGTtgcattacattattgggttttacagGGACTTGTTTTAAGAACAAGTATGAATTTGCAATAGCTGTGACCACATACAAGAATGCAATTTTAGCATCCTAGGAAAACTTTTGAGTACTGCCCAACCGACCGAGTGCACAGAAGAGCTACTGCTTGCTACttattataacaataatgtTACCAGATTTGCTTTCAACCTCTGACAGATTTCATTATACTAGTAAACGTGTAATACTACAGGTTTCATTCAGTGCCAAAAAAGGTTTTGTTGTTTAATACCCAGCCAAATGCAACTCTAACCACTACAGGCTGcaacattgaccacaaaatcagaaaatactacCACAACTACAGCAGTTACTCTTGAGATTAAATACATCATTATGGCGACACAATCATGCATTAACAGCATCTTGTcctctgtgcaaatcgtttatgtttttctttgttgttgtttgcgctgtatgtctactgtctctacttgtggtccacatggtgtagtgtatttgtctctcatgtcaccttgtttgttacgtcatttcaccaataaaaaaaatagataaatagaaaataaaaaaataacaaatacataGCACAAagaatatacataaaaaaacaggcataaaataaatggtaaaaaaagaagaagaaaaaaaacagcatcttGTCTTCTCTGTCCTTCACAGATCTTCCACTACACTGGTGGCGAAGCCTATGTGGACAACAAGGGCCCGTTCAAGGACCGGCTGGAGTTTGTGGGGAACCCCGGCCGCCGTGATGGCTCCATCCTGCTCAAGAACCTGGACTTCAACGACAATGGCACCTTCACCTGCGACGCCAAGAACCCCCCTGACATAGTGGGCCGGCCCTCCAGCGTGCGCCTGCTGGTCTTCGAGAAGGGTGAGCTGGGAGAAAGGACAGCGAGTCCTGTGGGGGGTCCGCGGGGAAAATCAAATTCCCCAGTATGTAAAGTCTAATGCCTGCATTGTCTTACATCTGTGTCTGCTCATTAGCTTTCCACTGAGCCCATATGGCGTATTTTGGGGAATTTTCTTCATCAGAAGCCAACTGTTCTCAATTGTTGTTATAATCATTCCAAACTCTGAAATTAATCTCAATTTGCGCTGTGCATCAGACTAAAGCGTGTACTGTGTTCAGACTAGTCGTCGCACTGCCTCGTTTAGAATTCCTCGCACCTCCTGTTAAATGAAATCAATTACAATTTTATCTCTTTCTCTATTTGAGATTGCTATCGCTGCCTTCCTTTCACTTCTTTCTCCCCCTCCTACTTGCCTCCTCTTCccatttctctcttctttcccctTTTCCATCGTCTCCCCCCGCCTGACTCACCTTTATTCTACCttatctctcctcctcttcatctccttctctccctctactgCACTGCTTCATCTTTCATTcaacctttattttacctttgcTCTCCTTGTCTAATCTACTTTCATCTCTCATTCTTTTCCCTTCTGGCTTTGTtcctcatcttcctctcctGTCCATGTCCTCCCTGCTATGACATCTTTTCCTCTCCtgcttgtgtttactgtttttttttaaaaatatatcttcctTTTTCTCCCAACCTCTCTCCGTCACATACTTTCAActctttatcctttttatcctcCAATTGTCTGCACCGTCTAACACCCCctactcttcttcttttcacagTTCCCATCCAGGCCGGCGTGATCACGGGTGCCATCATCGGGGTGGTTCTTGGCCTCCTGGTGCTCATCGTGGTCATCTACTACCTGATGAGGTTCCTGGTGGCGCGCCGCGTCTTCAGCCTCAGTGTCAGGTCAGTGCCCGGCCCATGGCAGGCGGCGCTCTGCCAGTCGGGTTTGTGCCAGGGACGGGAGCTGAAGCCGGAGCCCATCCCTGGCACCGACACATGCGTGGCCAAGCTGGCATAGCTGTGCCATGATTTGATTTGGTTAGGTGTGCGAGGGTTTAGATTTGAGGTTAGTCAGCTGGAAAGAGGCAGATAATGATCTCTCATCTCACTACTGCATAGGTCCAAAGCAAGATGATTAAAAGTGGTGAAGCGAAAGTTTCTGAGTGGATAATCCACCAGATCATGAAGATGATGGATCCATCATCTTG is part of the Centropristis striata isolate RG_2023a ecotype Rhode Island chromosome 11, C.striata_1.0, whole genome shotgun sequence genome and encodes:
- the mpz gene encoding myelin protein P0 isoform X1: MLTFLALASVVLLGIVPEQSQAIVIYTGWERHALLGSDIRLSCSFFSWRWTSEDVTFSWTYRPDGSRDSISIFHYTGGEAYVDNKGPFKDRLEFVGNPGRRDGSILLKNLDFNDNGTFTCDAKNPPDIVGRPSSVRLLVFEKVPIQAGVITGAIIGVVLGLLVLIVVIYYLMRFLVARRVFSLSVSKHGKKKKEGSQQRQGPVPPADPSKVKAAASEKKKQESRKDKK
- the mpz gene encoding myelin protein P0 isoform X2, with the translated sequence MLTFLALASVVLLGIVPEQSQAIVIYTGWERHALLGSDIRLSCSFFSWRWTSEDVTFSWTYRPDGSRDSISIFHYTGGEAYVDNKGPFKDRLEFVGNPGRRDGSILLKNLDFNDNGTFTCDAKNPPDIVGRPSSVRLLVFEKVPIQAGVITGAIIGVVLGLLVLIVVIYYLMRFLVARRVFSLSVSKHGKKKKEGSQQRQIKV